The nucleotide window TGGGGTACCCGGACCGCGAGGCCGAACGCGCGATCCTCACACAGCACCGGGCCGGTGAGCCGGTCGAGTCGCTCAAACCCGTGCTCACGCCCGCGGACGTGATCGCGCTTCAAACGCACGTTCGGACGGTCCGCGTGGACGCGGCCATTGCCGATTACATCCTCGACCTGATCGGCGCGACCCGCACGCACCCCGAACTGGCGCTCGGGGCGAGCACCCGCGGCGCGCTGGCCATGTATCGGGCGGTTCAGGCCCTTGCGGTCACGTCGGGGCGGGACTACGCCGTTCCGGATGACGTGAAGGCGCTCGCCGAACCGGTTCTGGCGCACCGGATCGTGACCCGTAGTTGGGCGGCCGGCGGGCACCCCGACGCCGGGCCGGTGGTGCGCGAGATCCTCACCAAGCTCAAGGTGCCGGCATGAAGCGGACCGACGGAGCCGGCGGGCTCGCGCTCCAGTTCACGCCCTCCGGGATCACCTGGCTGGCCGTGTCGCTGGGGGTCGGCGCGGTTGCGTGGTTCAAGAGCATCAACCTCGTGCTGATCGTGGTGTACGTGATGCTCGCGCTGGTCGTGTTGAACGGGGCGCTGGCGCGGCGCAATGTGGTCGGCGTGAGGGCACGCCGCCTGGCCGCACCCCCATTGTTCGCCGGGGAGCGATCCGAGCACGGGGTTCGTATCACCAACGAGGGGCGCGCGCCTGTGACGGTGACGGTCGAGGACCGCACGCCCGCGGGGAGCGTAACGTTCCTGGGATACCGCGTGCCGCCGGGCGGCGCTCTCGACTGCAAGGCGTCGGGCGAGTTTCCCACCCGTGGTCGGTTCGCCGGGCCGCTGACACTGGTGTCGAGCTTCCCGTTCGGGTTCGTCTCCTACCAGCGCCAGACTGACAGCGGCGGGGAGATCGTCGTGCTCCCGCGCCCGGGGCAGGCCGACCCGGACGGGTTGCGTCGCTGGGTGGCGCGCCAAGCCGGCGGCGAGGGCCGTGCTCGCAAACTGCTGCGCCGCGTCACCACGGACCGCGCTGAAGTGCGCGGGGTCCGCACGTACCGTGCCGGGGACCCGATCCGGGACATCCATTGGCTCACGACCGCGCGTCGCGGGGAGCCGATGGTGCGCGAGTACGACACCGCACCGTCGCCGGAACTGGTCTTGGTGGTCGAGCCGTGGCTACCCGCCGAACCGACCCCGCAGGACTGTGAGCGACTGGAGGCCGCGCTGAGCTTAGCGGTTACAGTCGCGGCGACCTGGCGCCGCGCGTTCGACAGCCCGATCATGGTCGCCGTACCCGGTCACGCGGTCGCGTCGGCCAGCGCTGAGGAAGACCTGCGCGAGGCCCTGACGCCGCTAGCCGACGCGCCGGGCGGGCCGGCCCACGAACCGCTCCCGGCCGCCGCATTCGCCGGGCGACTTGCGCGGGGCGCCCGAGTGGTCGTAAGCAGCCGGCCTAACAGCCCGTTCTCCGCCGCACTGGCACGCGAAACGGGCAAGCCGTTTGCGACGGTGTGCCCGCAGGACCGGCTCCCGTGGTACCAACCGCCGGCCGCCCAGAGCTGAAACTGCGGTCAGGAGCTTTCGGGAGCCGCTGAGCAGACCGGAGAACCGACGCTATGCCGACCGAAGCCACGTTCCGGTTCAGCACCTACCTGACGCTCGCGCTCGCGTGTGCCGCGGTCGGGTATGCACAGGCGCCGATGCTGCCGGAGGCGGCCGTGTTTGCGGGGCTGGCGGTCGGAGCGCTCGTCGCACTCTATTTCGTCGAATCGCGGTACGCGCTGCTTTCAATCCCCGCGGCGAACCGGCTCGGCGGGATCGTCGGGGCCGCGTTTCTGGCGTGGGTCGGATACCGAGTGAAACGCGAGATCGACACCGGGGAGTTTGCGCACCTCGGCTGGCCCATGCTGTTCGTCGCGATGTGCGGTCCGCTGGTGCTGATGCTGCTGGCGGCTAAGGCGGCTCGGGGTGAGAAGCACGCCGGCGACTACTGGACCCTGCACGGGACCGCGCTGGCGGGGATCGGGCTGGCCGCCGCGTTCGCTGACGAGGCGCTGTGCTTCGTGCTGCTCGGCCTGTACCTCGTGGCTGCCGTTTGGAGCCTCACTCTGTTCCACCTCGCCCGGTCCGCCGGGCACGTGCGCCCGGTCCCCTCGCCGGACGCGCCGGCCCCCCGCACCGCCGCCGCGAGCGGGGACCCGCACGGTTCGCGCACCGGCTTTCGCTCGGCGCTGTTGTCGGCGGCGGTTGCTGGCGCTGTTGCGCTGCCCCTGTACCTTCTCACGCCGCGGTCCACTGCGGCCAAAGCGGAGTTCGGCACCGCATCCGCCGAAATCGGCTATTCGGCCGACCAGATGGTAGACCTCAAGACCACCGGGACACTCAAGCCGAGCAACGAAACGGCGTTCGAGGTGGTCGCCACGTACCCCGACGGGACCCCGAAAAACGACATCCGACCGGATCAGCGGTGGCGCGGTCGCACGCACCATCAGTACAGCGGGGGGGCCTGGAACCGGGACGCCGCGGTGCTCCCCACCATCGCCCCGCGGGCAAAGGTCCCGCTGCGCGAGGCGGGCGAATGGAATCCGCCCGCCCTCGGTCAGGGTCAGTACCGACTCGAGTTCGCGCTCCCGCCGCGACCGGAGGCGCACTTCGTCGCCGATCCTGTGCTGTGGGTACCGGATGAGCCGCCTCCGCTCGCGGGATACAACGAAGACCATCCGCAACCCTGGACCCCGGGGTACGACGGCACGTTCTTTTGGGAGCCGATCCAGTCTCTGCGCCGGCGGCCCTTGCGGTACGTTCAGGCGTACGCTCCACGTTCCGACCCGGACCTCGGCCCGGGCTTTCAGTTGGAATCGCACCTGTACAACGACGCTCGCGACCAGCTTCGCATCAACCCCCTGGAGCGGGTCAAGGAGTACACCGATGCCCTGATCGCGCGGATGGTCGCGGACGGTACCTTGCCCGCCGGGTGGCGCGACGCGCAGGTGTTACTTAACCGTCGCACTCTGCTGCCCCGCGAGGAGCACCACGAGCGCCTGGCTCGCGCATTGTGCACGCACCTCGCCACCAGTCCTGAGTTCCGTTACACGCTGGAGTTGAAGCGAGAGCAGCCGAAGTTAGACCCGGTCGAGGAGTTCCTGCTCCATTCGAAGTCCGGGCACTGCCAGCGGTTCGCCACGGCACTCGTGCTGATGCTCCGCTCCCAGGGTATTCCGGCGGTGTACGTCCGGGGGTTCAAGGGGTGCGAGCACCTCGGGGACGGCCGGTACGCGGTAAAACAGGAGCAGGCGCATGCTTGGGCCGAGGCGCTGGTGGAAGTTGTGGACGGTCCGGTCCGCCGGTCCCACTGGCTGAGTTTGGATCCCACGCCGGACGGAAGCGCTGCGGGCAGTGACGCCGGCGGTCCGTGGTGGCGGGCGACGAACAACCACATCGGCGCGTGGTTCCGGCACCACGTCGTGAACTACACGGCCGAGCAGCGGCGAAAGGACCTCGCCGCGCTGGCGGAAACCGCCACCCGTCCCGAGTTTCTGGTCGCCTTAGTCATCATTGTGGTGCTGGTTGTGGGCGCGACGGTGGCGTACCGGCGGGCGCGGCGGCCCGCACCACTCCGGGAACTCGACGGACGTGTTCGGTGGTTCGGCGAACTGGTGGCCGTCTTGTCCGCACACGGGTTCGTACCGGAGCGTGGCGAAACGCTGCTCGAATACGCGACCCGGGCCGCCGCGGGGGTCGGCTCTCGACCCGGATGTGTGGCGGTCGCACACATTCCCGTGACGTGGGCCGAGTCGTACTATCAAGAGCGGTTCGGCAACGTCCCGCCGTCCGACGCACGCCGCACCGAACGGGCCGCCGATCTGGAATCGCTGCGCCGCGCTCTGGAGTCGTCCCGCACATGAGTACCGTGAAACGCTTGAATGCCGAAACCTCTGCCGTTGTGGTAGTCGATATCCAGGATCGGTTGCTCGCGAAGGTGCCGGGCCGCGATTCGCTCGTGCGCAACGCCGGCTTCGTGCTGGATGTGGCTGCGAAACTCGCCGTTCCGGTGCGCGCCGCCGAACAGTATCCCAAAGGGCTCGGCCCCACGACTGCCGAAATCGCCCGCCGACTGCCGTCGCCCCCTCCCGCAAAAACCTCGTTCAGTTGTTGCGGGGCAGGTACGTTCTTGGAAGAGCTCGAAATGCTCCGCCGGCCCCAGGTGGTGCTGGTGGGCATGGAAACGCACGTCTGTGTGCTGCAAACCGCTCTCGACTTCCTCCATGCGGGGCTGCACGTTTTCCTAGCGACGGACGCCTTGGCGGCCCGGAACGCGGTGGATCATGACACCGCGGTGCGGCGACTGGAACTGGCCGGCGCGGTGCCGACCACCGTCGAGGCGGTCGCGTTCGAATGGCTCCGCGACGCCGCGCACGCCCAGTTCAAGGCTGTCAGTGAACTGGTCAAGGCACGCGGGTGAGTGCGAGCAAAAGTCGCCTGATCGGTGCGGTTGTCCCCTTCACCGTGGTGCCCTCGTCCCATTTCATGACGGGGAGCAATCTTTTCCGCTGTTGTGAGCAACTCCCATGGCAACTCTCCCCGGCCAGCTCTCTCCCACGCCGCGCCTGCTGCTCGGCCCTGGGCCGAGTGACGCCCACCCGCGCGTGCTGTCGGTGATGTCCACCCCGCTGCTGGGGCACCTGGACCCGCAGTTTCTTGAGATCATGACCGAAACGCAGACGATGCTGCGCGAGGTGTTTCGGACCAAGAACCAGCTCACCTTTCCGGTGTCCGCGACCGGCATGGCGGGCATGGAAACGTGCCTCGTGAACCTCATCGAGCCCGGGGATCCGGTGACGGTGTGCTGCATCGGGTATTTCGGTACGCGGATGATTGATGTCGCCGGCCGCACCGGTTGCAACCTTACGGTGAAGCACAAGCCCTGGGGCGACGTGTTCACGCTCGACGAGCTGCGTGACATCTTGAAAGAAACCCGTCCGAAGGTGCTCGCTCTGGTTCACGCCGAGACCTCGACCGGCGCCTTACAGGACATATCCGAAGTCGGCAAACTGTGCCACGAGTACGACGCGCTGCTGGTGACCGACTGCGTGACCTCGCTGGGCTGTACCCCCGTGGAACTTGACGCGTGGGAGGTGGACGCCGCGTTTAGTTGCTCGCAAAAGGGCCTGAGTTGCCCGCC belongs to Gemmata obscuriglobus and includes:
- a CDS encoding DUF58 domain-containing protein; its protein translation is MKRTDGAGGLALQFTPSGITWLAVSLGVGAVAWFKSINLVLIVVYVMLALVVLNGALARRNVVGVRARRLAAPPLFAGERSEHGVRITNEGRAPVTVTVEDRTPAGSVTFLGYRVPPGGALDCKASGEFPTRGRFAGPLTLVSSFPFGFVSYQRQTDSGGEIVVLPRPGQADPDGLRRWVARQAGGEGRARKLLRRVTTDRAEVRGVRTYRAGDPIRDIHWLTTARRGEPMVREYDTAPSPELVLVVEPWLPAEPTPQDCERLEAALSLAVTVAATWRRAFDSPIMVAVPGHAVASASAEEDLREALTPLADAPGGPAHEPLPAAAFAGRLARGARVVVSSRPNSPFSAALARETGKPFATVCPQDRLPWYQPPAAQS
- a CDS encoding transglutaminaseTgpA domain-containing protein; its protein translation is MPTEATFRFSTYLTLALACAAVGYAQAPMLPEAAVFAGLAVGALVALYFVESRYALLSIPAANRLGGIVGAAFLAWVGYRVKREIDTGEFAHLGWPMLFVAMCGPLVLMLLAAKAARGEKHAGDYWTLHGTALAGIGLAAAFADEALCFVLLGLYLVAAVWSLTLFHLARSAGHVRPVPSPDAPAPRTAAASGDPHGSRTGFRSALLSAAVAGAVALPLYLLTPRSTAAKAEFGTASAEIGYSADQMVDLKTTGTLKPSNETAFEVVATYPDGTPKNDIRPDQRWRGRTHHQYSGGAWNRDAAVLPTIAPRAKVPLREAGEWNPPALGQGQYRLEFALPPRPEAHFVADPVLWVPDEPPPLAGYNEDHPQPWTPGYDGTFFWEPIQSLRRRPLRYVQAYAPRSDPDLGPGFQLESHLYNDARDQLRINPLERVKEYTDALIARMVADGTLPAGWRDAQVLLNRRTLLPREEHHERLARALCTHLATSPEFRYTLELKREQPKLDPVEEFLLHSKSGHCQRFATALVLMLRSQGIPAVYVRGFKGCEHLGDGRYAVKQEQAHAWAEALVEVVDGPVRRSHWLSLDPTPDGSAAGSDAGGPWWRATNNHIGAWFRHHVVNYTAEQRRKDLAALAETATRPEFLVALVIIVVLVVGATVAYRRARRPAPLRELDGRVRWFGELVAVLSAHGFVPERGETLLEYATRAAAGVGSRPGCVAVAHIPVTWAESYYQERFGNVPPSDARRTERAADLESLRRALESSRT
- a CDS encoding isochorismatase family protein, which encodes MSTVKRLNAETSAVVVVDIQDRLLAKVPGRDSLVRNAGFVLDVAAKLAVPVRAAEQYPKGLGPTTAEIARRLPSPPPAKTSFSCCGAGTFLEELEMLRRPQVVLVGMETHVCVLQTALDFLHAGLHVFLATDALAARNAVDHDTAVRRLELAGAVPTTVEAVAFEWLRDAAHAQFKAVSELVKARG
- a CDS encoding pyridoxal-phosphate-dependent aminotransferase family protein — protein: MATLPGQLSPTPRLLLGPGPSDAHPRVLSVMSTPLLGHLDPQFLEIMTETQTMLREVFRTKNQLTFPVSATGMAGMETCLVNLIEPGDPVTVCCIGYFGTRMIDVAGRTGCNLTVKHKPWGDVFTLDELRDILKETRPKVLALVHAETSTGALQDISEVGKLCHEYDALLVTDCVTSLGCTPVELDAWEVDAAFSCSQKGLSCPPGMSPISFSPRAVDKLKSRKTKVQSWYLDLTSIQSYWGGDRAYHHTAPITMIYALREGLRLVLEEGLEARWARHVRNHKALKAGLEALGLEYIAAEAHRLPQLNAVKIPAGIDDVAGRKKLLTEFGIEIGGGLGDFKGKAWRIGIMGYNSRPICVLSVLAAMEHVLRAFGAKVTPGSGVAAAEAIYAA